A genomic stretch from Malus domestica chromosome 15, GDT2T_hap1 includes:
- the LOC103438483 gene encoding NDR1/HIN1-like protein 13, with the protein MAERSPPDLLGNKNHSPPSVLLAIPEYPQFPPPTLPPSTSRQLVISQPQNPSVATFRSGTYVVQVPKDQIYHVPPPENAYIVERHQDPSRKRKRPLCCNLYCIGILAFIVLLVVMLVTIFSVMFAKSENPKFSVERVVVHSKSNGRPDYSLTLRVRNPNSRVAIVYNGGGASLHFKQKTIANGKYPSLTQGTGKSKEVTIVVHGANVILPKEIKKSLGVSESSSSTKKVQVSLSLNMNIPARLRIGTLKSRSMKFHATCDITVDELSKRTKVLKQECETQRK; encoded by the coding sequence ATGGCGGAGCGGTCCCCACCTGATCTCCTCGGTAACAAAAACCACTCTCCTCCTTCTGTCCTTCTTGCAATTCCCGAATACCCCCAATTCCCACCTCCAACACTGCCCCCGTCGACGTCCCGACAGTTGGTCATCTCCCAACCCCAAAATCCTTCCGTCGCCACCTTCCGCTCAGGTACCTACGTTGTCCAAGTCCCCAAGGACCAAATCTACCACGTGCCCCCGCCCGAAAACGCCTACATTGTCGAACGCCACCAGGACCCGTCCCGCAAAAGAAAAAGGCCGTTATGTTGCAACCTTTACTGCATTGGCATCTTGGCTTTCATTGTCCTCCTTGTTGTCATGCTCGTAACGATTTTTTCTGTTATGTTCGCCAAGTCCGAAAATCCCAAATTCAGCGTAGAACGTGTTGTTGTACATAGCAAGAGTAATGGACGGCCGGACTACAGCTTGACGTTGAGGGTTCGAAATCCGAATTCGAGAGTGGCAATTGTGTACAATGGTGGTGGTGCTAGCCTTCATTTCAAGCAAAAAACAATAGCTAACGGAAAATACCCATCTCTTACGCAAGGGACGGGCAAATCAAAAGAGGTTACTATCGTCGTCCACGGTGCAAACGTTATTTTGCCTAAAGAGATTAAGAAAAGCTTGGGAGTTAGTGAGAGCAGCAGCAGCACGAAGAAAGTGCAGGTTAGTTTGTCCCTCAACATGAACATTCCGGCGAGGTTGAGAATTGGGACGTTGAAAAGTAGAAGCATGAAATTTCATGCGACATGTGATATAACGGTGGATGAATTGTCGAAACGGACTAAAGTATTGAAGCAGGAATGCGAAACCCAGCGGAAGTAG
- the LOC103438189 gene encoding F-box protein AUF2 gives MDGFDRLPDSLILQIFDSVSDIKTLIRCRAVSKRFNSLVPHTDSLILTVDRVISSDSDSDSETDDVSHLLVAFLKSILKSLQDLVSAKPDPTQTRSQNSPAQILRSFHRVRSLSIELPSGDLRLEKGTVLKWRAEFGKTLKTCVILGFRSVVASGDNPVAGEEADFAGGLKVRVVWTISALIAASARHYLLKEVVREQRGLESLVLRDREGEGTVVMRKEGLRECRREDACGEAEEEEGWDRGRSKVPSVRMRMRHVARVELRGGVWVEGATLVVVRPSLGDDVEDGDLAMEAFGNDGMYGEVVVELLKAKSYLLEMNSF, from the coding sequence ATGGACGGTTTCGATCGCCTCCCCGACTCGCTCATCCTCCAGATCTTCGACTCGGTCTCCGACATCAAGACCCTCATCCGCTGCCGCGCCGTTTCCAAGCGATTCAACTCGCTCGTCCCCCACACAGACTCGCTCATCCTAACCGTCGACCGCGTCATATCCTCCGATTCAGACTCCGACTCGGAAACAGACGACGTTTCGCACCTCCTCGTCGCCTTCCTCAAATCCATCCTCAAATCGCTCCAGGACCTAGTCTCGGCCAAGCCCGACCCGACCCAGACCCGCTCTCAGAATTCCCCCGCCCAGATCCTCCGCTCCTTCCACCGCGTCCGAAGCCTCTCGATCGAGCTCCCGTCGGGCGATCTCCGGTTAGAGAAGGGGACGGTGCTGAAATGGCGAGCTGAATTCGGGAAAACTCTGAAGACGTGCGTGATCCTAGGGTTCCGATCCGTCGTCGCCAGCGGGGACAATCCTGTGGCCGGAGAGGAAGCGGACTTCGCCGGAGGTCTGAAGGTGAGGGTGGTGTGGACGATTAGCGCGCTGATTGCGGCGTCGGCGAGGCACTACCTGCTGAAGGAGGTGGTGAGGGAGCAGAGAGGGCTGGAATCGCTGGTTCTGAGGGACAGAGAAGGAGAAGGCACGGTGGTGATGAGGAAGGAGGGGCTGAGAGAGTGCAGGAGGGAGGACGCGTGTGGGGAGGCGGAGGAGGAAGAGGGATGGGATCGAGGGAGGAGCAAAGTGCCGAGCGTGAGAATGAGGATGAGGCACGTGGCGAGGGTGGAGCTGAGGGGCGGGGTATGGGTGGAGGGGGCCACACTTGTTGTGGTGAGGCCGAGTTTGGGGGATGACGTGGAGGATGGGGATTTGGCGATGGAGGCGTTTGGGAATGATGGGATGTACGGGGAGGTTGTAGTGGAGCTGCTCAAGGCCAAGAGTTATTTACTGGAAATGAACTCTTTCTAA